One segment of Acropora muricata isolate sample 2 chromosome 8, ASM3666990v1, whole genome shotgun sequence DNA contains the following:
- the LOC136924980 gene encoding Parkinson disease protein 7 homolog isoform X2: MADFKGSALVILAEGAEEMEAVITTDVLRRGKVKTVVGGLTGSDPVCCSRHVVVKPDMSLEDAIKQGPYDAVILPGGMGGSQNLAKSSQVKEILEEQEKSGRFIGAICAGAELSGRKEESRITCMGMLKIPSFFSPQIGGKTIFGSTFQIRLVA; the protein is encoded by the exons ATGGCAGATTTCAAAGGCAGCGCTCTTGTAATCTTGGCCGAAGGCGCCGAAGAAATGGAAGCTGTTATTACAACGGACGTGCTCAGGCGGGGCAAG GTTAAAACAGTTGTTGGAGGTCTTACCGGCTCAGATCCGGTTTGCTGCAGCCGACATGTGGTTGTTAAACCAGATATGAGTTTAGAAGATGCCATCAAGCAG GGTCCATATGATGCTGTAATTTTACCTGGAGGAATGGGAGGATCTCAGAATCTTGCTAAG TCTTCTCAAGTGAAAGAAATTCTTGAGGAGCAGGAAAAAAGTGGAAGGTTCATTGGAGCAATTTGTGCTG gggctgaactcagcgggcgaaaagaagagtccaggataacttgcatgggCATGCTCAAAATTCCGTCATTTTTTTCCCCCCAAATCGGCGGAAAAACCATATTTGGAAGCACGTTTCAGATTCGGCTTGTAGCGTGA
- the LOC136926492 gene encoding uncharacterized protein: MAKRKFTPMKSQTTPRLELLAALVEARLSHFISGKLKPKLGQTEITLWSDSEIVLHWLCSKKLPDSFVSRRIEEIKKLTSQHQWRFCPSASNPADLLSRGVAIGALVDECRIWWKGPHWLCESADKWPVWMSCSNHVEQEIHLESMTAVCMATGEPSSSLLNIIDLERYSSLNKLLAVTSRVIRFLTNCKSGEKDRKFGPLATQELSTAMTLWIKAVQGQAFSREIQQLSRKDTKLSLPLIRQLRLYLDDNAVLRCRGRLESAPLDDQSKFAVLLPKNEHFTSLVALAAHVQVLHSGVRETLAQLREKYWIPRGRQFVRSLVRKCVTCRKTDGPPYRPVIPPQLPPSRVSEGQAFSTTGVDYAGPLYVKSSTGDRSSTKVYIALFTCAVVRAVHLEVAEDLSSESFIRAFRRFVSRRGVPERLISDNAKNFKDCSKRITFLSSQILEAEKTQRYLASHGIRWQFIVERAPW, translated from the coding sequence ATGGCTAAGAGAAAGTTTACCCCTATGAAGTCACAGACCACGCCTCGCTTGGAACTCTTGGCAGCATTAGTAGAGGCCCGATTGTCCCATTTTATCTCGGGAAAACTCAAGCCTAAACTTGGACAGACAGAAATAACTTTATGGAGTGATTCCGAAATCGTACTGCACTGGCTATGTTCTAAGAAACTACCAGATTCGTTTGTGTCAAGAAGGATCGAAGAAATTAAGAAACTGACGAGCCAGCATCAATGGAGATTCTGCCCTTCTGCTTCTAACCCTGCTGATCTGCTTAGCCGTGGAGTTGCTATCGGCGCCTTGGTTGATGAATGCAGAATTTGGTGGAAGGGGCCCCATTGGTTATGTGAGTCTGCAGATAAGTGGCCTGTTTGGATGAGTTGCAGCAATCATGTGGAACAGGAGATACACCTGGAAAGCATGACAGCCGTGTGCATGGCTACAGGGGAACCAAGCTCAAGCTTGCTCAATATTATTGATCTTGAACGTTACAGCTCTTTAAACAAGCTCTTGGCGGTAACTTCTCGTGTCATTCGTTTTCTAACGAATTGCAAGTCTGGTGAGAAAGACCGCAAATTTGGCCCCTTAGCAACTCAAGAACTATCAACCGCCATGACACTGTGGATAAAGGCTGTTCAAGGGCAAGCTTTCAGCCGTGAAATACAGCAGCTTTCTAGGAAAGATACCAAGCTATCTCTTCCACTTATCCGTCAGCTGCGTTTATATCTTGATGACAATGCTGTTCTTCGTTGCCGAGGAAGATTAGAAAGTGCACCCCTTGATGATCAGTCCAAATTTGCAGTACTACTACCCAAAAATGAGCATTTCACAAGTTTGGTTGCTCTAGCTGCACATGTACAAGTACTTCACAGTGGGGTCAGGGAAACACTCGCCCAACTCAGAGAGAAGTACTGGATACCTCGTGGACGTCAGTTCGTTAGAAGCCTCGTACGCAAATGTGTAACCTGTCGAAAGACCGATGGACCTCCATATCGACCTGTAATTCCCCCGCAGTTGCCTCCGTCGAGAGTATCAGAAGGTCAAGCATTTAGTACAACTGGTGTGGATTACGCAGGCCCCTTGTACGTCAAGAGCTCCACGGGAGACAGAAGTTCCACGAAAGTCTATATTGCATTATTCACATGCGCAGTAGTTCGAGCCGTCCATTTAGAAGTTGCGGAGGATCTATCGTCGGAGTCCTTTATTCGAGCCTTCAGGAGATTTGTAAGCAGACGGGGAGTTCCAGAAAGACTTATCTCAGATAACGCGAAAAACTTCAAGGACTGTAGCAAGAGGATCACTTTCCTGTCTAGTCAGATTCTGGAGGCAGAGAAAACCCAAAGATACTTGGCAAGTCATGGAATAAGGTGGCAGTTTATCGTCGAAAGAGCCCCCTGGTAG